Below is a window of Paraburkholderia kururiensis DNA.
CGCCATCGCTGTGGCTGCGAACGGTGTGGAGGAAGCCGACGTCCTCGTGATCGGCGGCGGTCTGCACGGCACGAGCAGCGCGTTTCATCTCGCGCGACGCGGCGCGAGCGTGATCGTGCTGGAAGCCGACTACGTGGCACGCCATTCGTCGGGCGTGAATGCAGGCGGCGTGCGCACGTTGGGGCGTCCGTTGCCTGAGATTCCGCTTGCGCTCATGTCGCGCGAAATCTGGCACACGCTGCGCGAAACGGTGGGCGACGACGGCGGCTTCGTACCGTCAGGGCAACTGAAGATCGCCGAGACCGAAGCCGAACTCGACGAATGCCGAGAACGCGTGGCCTTGCTCGAAGCGCACGGCTTCACGCACGAGAAGATCGTGGATCGCGAGACCGTGCTCGCACTGGAACCCGCGCTCGCGAAGCACGTGACAGGCGGCATCTGGGTGGAGCGCGACGGTTACGCGTTGCCGTTTCGCACCACCACCGCGTTTCGCCTCGCGGCGCAGCGCAACGGCGTGCGCTTTCACGAAGGCACGGCGGTGACGCGCATCGAGCCGCGCGGCTCGCGCTGGATTGCGCATACGTCGCGCGGTGTCTTCGCGGCGCAGAAGCTGCTGGTGGCGGCGGGCGCGTGGTCGGGCGAGCTGGCGCGTCAGACGGGCGAGCCGGTGCCGGTGCATCCCGAGGGGCTCATGCTGATGGTCACGCATCGCGTGGCGCCGTTCTGTCGCGCGACGCTGGGTGCCACGGGCCGGCCACTGTCGTTCAAGCAGTTCGACAACGGCACGGTCGTGATTGGCGGCAAGCTGATCGGTATCGCAGATTTGCCGGGGCGGCACGGCGAAGTGGATTTTCTGCGGCTCGTGAAGAGCGCGCAGACCGTGGTGGATCTGTTTCCGCACTTGCGGCATCTGGGCATCAACCGCGCGTGGGCCGGCGTGGAAGCGTTCACGGAAGATTCGTTGCCGGTCATCTCGGCAAGCCGTACCGCGTCGAACCTCTACTACTCGTTCGGCTATTGCGGCAGCGGTTTCCAGCTAGGCCCGGGTTGCGGACGTCTGGTGTCCGAACTGATGCTGGACGGCAAGGCGTCGTTGCCGCTGGACGCGTTCAGGATCGATCGCTTCGAGGCTGGTGCGTCGGCGCTTTCGGGCGATTCGACCGCGCACGTCGCGGCGCACTGAGCGATAGAACGCCCCTCTTTTTAGGCCCTTTTCCGTGCGTGCCGCGCCGCGTCGTTCCGCGACGCGGCATGCCGTTCTCCGCTGCGCCGTCGCGTATTCCCGGCGCGGCATCGTTCAACCTCGTCTCGCCGTCACGGCGAAGGAGCGCACAAGCGTATGTCCGACATCGTTCGTATCGAAACCAATCAGCGTATGAGCCGCGTGGTGAAGGCCGCGGGGCTCGTGTTCATCGGCGGCCAGACGTCGGCCGATCCCGCGCCCGACGTGAAAGTGCAGACCGCGAAGGTGCTGGAGAAGATCGACGGCTTTCTCGCGAAAGCCGGCATCGACAAGACGCGGCTCGTTTCCGCGCAGGTGTGGCTCGCCAACATCGAGCGCGACTTCGCGGGCATGAACGAAGTGTGGGACGCGTGGGTGCCTGAAGGCTGCGCCCCGACGCGCGCGACCGTGGAGGCGAAACTCGCGGCCTCGCATCTGCTCGTGGAGATCGCGGTGGTGGCACTCGCGTAACCGCATGCGGGCACTCCGCATGCTGCGCTGCGAGGGCCGCACAGCATGGAAATGGCCTGCAAGATGCGGCCTGCTGCCGTACCATGCCGCAATGGCCATGACCCGGGGTGTTCGCACATGATCGGCAACATCGAACTGTTATCGCGCCTGCTGCTTGCGGCTCTGCTCGGCAGTGTCATCGGCTTCGAGCGCGAACGACTCAACTGGGCCGCGGGCCTGCGCACGCACATGCTGGTATGCGTGGGCTCCGCGTTGATCATGCTGGTGTCCGCGTTCGGCTTTGCCGACGTGCGCGGCCAGAAGGACGTGGTGCTCGACCCTTCGCGGATCGCCGCGCAAGTGGTCTCGGGCATCGGCTTTCTGGGTGCCGGGTCCATTCTGTTGCGCGGCGAGATCGTGCGCGGGCTCACGACGGCAGCGAGTTTATGGTCCGTCGCGGGTATCGGGCTGGCCGTGGGCGGTGGTATGTACACCGCGTCGGTGGGCGCCACGGTCATCATTCTGGCCATTCTGGCGGGCGTGAAGCCGCTCGAACGGCGCTTCATTTCCGTGCGGCAGCGGCGCAGCATCGAGCTGGTGGTGGAACGCGGCAGCGTTTCGCTCGATACGGTTCACAGCGTGCTCGACACGGGCAGCGTGCGCGTCAAGCAGTTCATCGTTCAACAGTCGGACGACGATCCCGATCTCGACGATGTCTCCATCGCCTTTTCGCGCGTCACCGAAAGCGAATTTCAGACGGTGTGTGCGCGGCTCGAAGCGATTGCCGGCGTGAAGTCGTGCCGGCCCGGGTGAGCGGCATCGTGTTCGACGGTGCGCGCTCAGCGGTTCGTGCTCCAGACGACGTCGCTATCCACGGCATAGAGGCGGCAGCCCGTATGCCCGGCCGCACACTGCACGAGCGCCGATGAGAGGGCGTCGAGTCCCGATGCCGCGCCCCACGCGCCATCGGGCGCAATCGCGAACGCGCGTGGCCGGCGCGCCTTGAGAAAGTCCGCGTAGGCGGCGCGTCCTATGGCGGAGAGATACGGCACGGCGTTCGCGTCGGCAAGCGCCGCGAAGTTCGTGCGCGGCGGCGCGGACGCGTCGCGCGGCCACACCACCGCGTTGTCCACGGCGTAAAGCCGGCAATACTGCGTGACGGCCCAGCATCGTTTCATTGCGGCCTCGCTGGCATCGAAACCGCCCGAGGCCCACGCGCCGCTAGTCACGCCAATGGCGATCGCGCGCGGCAGCGGTGCCGCGAGAAAGCCGCGATAGAGCGTCTCCTTCTGCGCATCGTCCAGATAGGGCACGGCACTGAGGTCGCCGATCTCGGCATACGACGTGGCGCGCGGCCCGCGGCCCGGCAGATACTCGGGGTTCACTTCGCGGCCCGGCATGCCGATGCTCGCGAGAAACGCGTCGGCCTTCTGCACCCAGAGCGGCAAGCCCGCGCCGGAGGCCGTCATGGCATGCGCGTCTTTCTGGAAGGGGCCGTAGTCCACCAGCTGCGCGCGTCCGCCGTTCGCCGTGTATTGCCGGAACATGGCCTGCCATGTGGACGTGGCGAAGGTCTGGTCGTTGTCGCCGTAGAACCACATGGAAGGCAGCTTCGTGCGCGCGCCCAGTTGCGCTGCGGCGGCCACGAGACTCGCATCCGGCGAACGGCAGTCGGACTCCTTCACGCCGCCCGCGAAATTGAGCAGACCCTTCACGTCGGGCGGATTCAGCGAGCCGAACGCGAGCGTGTTCCAGCCGCCCATGCTCTTGCCCGCCACGACGATGCGCGAGGCGTCGATGCCGGGCAGGTCTTTCACGTCGTCGAGCACCTTGCGGATGTCGCGCGCGGCGTCCATGCCGATGGCCGTCACGTCGCAGCCGTGCGGCAGCAACTCGCCTTCGGAGCCGGCATAGCCGCGCATCATCGGCATGGCGACGGCGTAGCCGCGCGAGAGGAAGTAGTACGGGATGAATTCATCTGCGACGCGCGGCGCGTTGGCTGGGTCGTGCGAGGCGCCGTGATTGACGAGAGCGAGCGGGAACGGCCCGCCGCGCCCCGGCATGTAGAGCGTGACCTGCAGCCGCACCGGCGGCGACGATTGCACCGGCACCATGACGACGCGTTCGTTGAGCGGCGCGCCGGGTTGGGTGGACGACACCTGCTCGGGCAGGGCCGCGCTGCCGCGCGCGGGCAGCAGCGCACCGCAGAGCGCGAACAGCAGCGAAACAAAGGCTGAGATGGAAAGCGTCATGCGGCGTGGCGGTGCTCTGCCTCGCCGCGTGCCGTGCGAGGCCGTATCCGTACGAATGCTGATGCACGGTTAACGGCTGCCGCGGGGAAAACCTGAGCGCGGGCGTAACGCCCGGCGAATGGATCAGCCTTCCACCGGCGAGGCGAGATTGGTCCAGTCGTACAGAAAGATCTGCTCGAAATAGGCCGCGGCCTTGGCGTGATGGATGATGAGCCCCGCGTCGCGGTTTCGCAGCGTGCCGTCTGCGGACCAGTTCTGGCTGCTCACCATCACGGTGCTGCCGTCCACCACGATGCCCTTGTTGTGCACGTTGGGCTGACGTCGCAGCACGGACGCAGGCACGCCGGCGGCTGCGAGCTTCTCGACCCAGGCGTCGGTCTGGTACTGGCTCGTGATGAGCCTCACGTCCAGCCCTTTTTCCACGAGCGTTTTGACCGCGGCGATCAGCGCGTCGTGCGCTTCGTCCCCGGCGCGGCCGCTCGGGTGGATGTACTGCGTCTGCATGTAGAACGTGCGCTGCGCCGAGTCGATGAGCGTCTTGACGTGCTCGTGGTAGTTGTCCGGCGTGAGCAGCGGCTGGATGCGCACGGTGTCGGCGAGCGTGAGCGGCGCGAAGAACTGGCGCGGCGCCTTGCCTGCCGCGAACATCTCCAGCATGTCGGGCGGCACGCCTTCGTCGAGCATGGCCGCGCGTGCCATCGCGCCGGCGCCCGCGCCCTCCGCTTGCTTGATGGCCTGGCTCGCCACGTCGTAGTCGTGCTGCAAGAACGCGCGGAACGTGGCGGCCAGTTTGTCGCTGGTCGCGATGACGTGCCAGTCGCGGTCGCTATCCGCGGCGATCTTCTGTGCCGATGCCGGGTCCGAAAGATCGATCTGCGGCTGGTTGCTGTTGTTCCAGTTGCCCGACGAGAGCCAGAACGTATCGTCTTCGCGCACCGCGACCTTGATGTGATACGCGTTCGGATAGATCCACACCGGCGCCTTCGGGTCCGAATTCGTCAGCGCCCAGGTGCCGTTGAAATGCGTGCCGAGCGACGCGTGCAGGTCGGCTTGCGTTTCCTCGTCGGTCTGGTCCGCCGTGTGGTTTTTCGCGGGATGGTCGAGCGTGAGCGTCATCGTCTTGCCGCCCGCGAGCGCGGCTTCCACGGCCGTGAGCACGTGCGCCGACGTGAAGTCGTACATGCCCACCACGAGATTCTCGCGAACGCCCGCGAGGAAATTCGAGAGCTGCGCCCAGCCGGCGTCGGGGCTTGCGTGCAGGACGAGCGTGACGGGCGCCGTCACTTCATCGAGGCTTGCATCCGGCGCGGGGGTGTACGGCTCCTGCGGTTTGCGGGCGCGCGTAACGGCGAAGGCGGTGAGCGGGGCGGGGTGCTGCGGCGCGGCGTTGCCTTTGCCGTCGAAGAACAGCTCGCCGTCGAAATCGGGTTGCCGAAGCTCCTGGCGCGCTTCTGCCAGAGCGAGATAGCGCGCGGGATCGAGCGCGCGCATCTGTTCCATGGGGTTGGCGGCGCGCACGTCGACGGGCACGTTCTCGAGTGTGGCCGGCAACTGCGCGCGCAGGGCGGCGACGTGATCGGGCTGCGCCGTGACGACGATGGCGTGCTGGGCCGGCGCCGCGGCGGCACGCCAGACGAGGCCCGTGCGCACCGACAGCACGCCTTGCTTCGCGAAGGTGCTGTGGTGCTTTTGCAGTGCGCCGAGTGCGTTCGATGCGTTGGATACGTTCGATGCGGACATGGCAGTCTCCTTCCTGGACGATGAGCGGCCTTCGCAGGCGCACGTTGGCGCGCGGCGCGGCCGGCCTGTTCCTGCGCGTTCGACGTTCTCCATCGTGCAGCGTGCCTGTGGCAGCGCCGTGACGGCATTCGGGTTCGACGGTGTGTTGTAGCCGGGCCGCGCCTTTCTCATGCGATGCGGGTCATCGTCCGGCGCCTGGTCGCTTCAGGCACGGCGTGCTAAGGTTTCGCCGCGGCATGGAGGGCAACCACGACGGCGGCGCTTGACCAATGCTTCCAGGCAGTGAAGGAAGCACCGCACCATGAGGCTTTTTTTGCGACCCATCTTCCGCGCCGCGTTCAAGGCACCGCCGCTATCTGCCGATAACGCACTGACGCGTTACTGGACGAATACGATGAGCCACGACGACAAAGATCCGGCCAGCAGTTCACTTCAGGCTGCTTTCCTGCGCCACGAGGACAGCCTTGCACCGCCCGGCCGCGTGCCCGGGGAGGACAACCCCGCCGTTTATCGCACGCTGCTCGAGTCCACCCGGGCGATTCCCTGGAAGATCGACTGGGCGACGATGCAGTTCGCCTATATCGGCCCGCAGATCGAAGCGCTGCTCGGCTACGCGCCCTCCACGTGGAAAACGGTCGAGGACTGGGCCGCGCGCATGCATCCGGACGACCGCGAGTCGGTGGTGAATTTTTGCGTTGCGCAGTCGCAGGCGGGCACCGATCACGAAGCGGACTATCGCGCCCTGACCGCCGACGGCGACTACGTATGGATTCGCGATGTGGTCCACGTCGTGCGCAAAGAGAACGGCGACGTCGACGCGCTGATCGGCTTCATGTTCGACATCAGCGAACGCAAGCGCACGGAGGAACGGCTTGCGGAACTCCAGCGCGAACTGGAACGCCTGTCGCTGTCCGACGGCTTGACCGGCATCGGCAACCGTCGCATGTTCGACACGGTCATCGCGCGCGAATGGGCGAGCGCGGCTGCATCGGGCAAGCCGCTCTCGCTCGTGATGGTCGACATCGATTTCTTCAAGTCGTACAACGATTATTACGGTCACCTGCAGGGCGACGAATGTCTGAAGCGCATTGCGCGCGTGCTGGGCGAAGCGGCCGGGCCGAACGCGTTCCTGGGCCGGTTTGGCGGCGAGGAATTCGTGCTCGTACTGCCTGAAACGGACGCCGAGGAGGCCGTGCGCGTGGCCGAGCGTTGCCGCACGCTGATCGCGGACGAAGACATCGCGCATCTGCGCTCGCCGCACGGTCAGCGAGTCACGGCGAGTTTCGGCGTGGGCACCGTCGTGCCGAAGGAAGGCATCGACGTCACGGCGTTCATCAACCTGACGGATGCACAGCTCTATCAGGCCAAGGACCAGGGACGCAACCGCATCGCAGCGGTGGATCGCGCAGGCATCGGCGGCGACGGATTCAAGCTGCAGTCGCGCTGATCCTTTCTTCGTTGTCGCCGCGTGCCTGCACGTTCGCGTGGGCGCGGCTGACAGGGCAGCGCCCGATGCATCTCTGACGACGCGCATCTGTCAGCCCTTTTGAACAGCGGGCGCGGCCTTGCGAATGACGTCGATAACGACATCAGGCTGGGACAGCATCGGCACGTGACTGCCACAACATGCTGACACCGAACGTTGTTGCCCGGGCGTTGGACGGCGTGCCTCCGACGATCGATCTCGTGCTCGGGTACAACGACGCCAATACGAATCCATTGCTGCTGCGGCTGTTGTCTCGCGCGGACGAACTGGTTGCGAACGTTCAGGAGCAAAGCATCATTCGCTATGTCGTCCAGAGCATGGGCGCCCGGCTAACGCACATAGTAGATGTTCCATTCTGCTTCGTCGGTCTGCACGAAGCCATGTCTCTGGTAGAAGCGGTTTGAAGCACTGCCGCGCAGCGCGCATAAGCGGATTGGCATGCGTTGCGCGTCAGCGTTTGCGATAACGTCTTGCAAGACTGCTGCGCCGACTCCCTTCCCCTGGTGCTCCGGCAGGATATAAAGGTGGTCCAGGAGCCAGCGGTCGACCTGTGGGCGAATCAGGATGAAGCCTGCCCGAACGCCATCGACGTGGATGAACCGGCACAGCGCCGGGTCGAACGATGCGAGGAAGCGATCGCGAGCACGCTGCAGATCGAACCGACCGATTCGCTCCAGGCTTTCGCGCATCGCAGCGATACGAATGGCGACCAGTGTGTCGGCATCGGACTGCGTTGTATTCACGAAGGAGATGTTCATCGGGAGGGGCTTCTGATTTCTGATCGTAAGCGTTGCGGTGAAAGCTTACCTGTTCTGTGAGTGATTGTTGTCGAAGTGATTGGTGATAGTTCGGGCTTGGGTGAGGAGGAGGGGCTTGCGGTGGACTGGGGTGCGAGGAGCGAGCGCGGGGATTGTCGGTGGGTATGGGTGTGATGGGGGGCGTGAAGCGATCCGTAAGCGGCCGGTCGTCAGATCGCGGTCCCTTCGTCGCTTCTTGAAGTACTGCGGTCATCCGACGGCCGGTCTTTTTGGTCGGCATCGGCCAATACAGTCAACAGCTCAGCAGAACCTTATCGACCTGGCGTACGCCGAGTTCAGGGTCATTGAATTTGAGGATGCCGCGTTACAGAGAGATTGCGCCGGAAGCTGCTTGTATTGCTGCAGCAATCTCGTCTTCGGTGCGGCCGCCATTGATGGCAATGCTTCCCCCAAAGACAAAGTGAGGAACCGAACGGACACCGGCATCCGCCGACTTGATCGCTTCCTCCTCAACGCGATGGTGCTGTGCAGGATCAAGCGCGATGGCGCGAGCCTGATGGCGGTCAAAACCGTAGTCGGCTACGATGTCGGCCAGTACATCGGCATCGGCAATATTCTTCGCTTCGATGAAGTAAGCGTCAGTGATTGCAACGGCGAGCCTATGCTGCATGTTAAGCCCTGCGGCTGCCAGAATCACGGCATGAGCGGCCTGGGTCGGATAGGTCCAGAGCTGGCGGCCCAGATCCAGGTCGAAGCCCGAAGCGCGGGCTTCTCCCTCGGGGCGAGCAAAGGCCACCTTCGGATCGGTTATACCGTAGCGCGAACGCAGCAAGTCGGGAATATAGAGGCCACC
It encodes the following:
- a CDS encoding NAD(P)/FAD-dependent oxidoreductase, yielding MNDAIAVAANGVEEADVLVIGGGLHGTSSAFHLARRGASVIVLEADYVARHSSGVNAGGVRTLGRPLPEIPLALMSREIWHTLRETVGDDGGFVPSGQLKIAETEAELDECRERVALLEAHGFTHEKIVDRETVLALEPALAKHVTGGIWVERDGYALPFRTTTAFRLAAQRNGVRFHEGTAVTRIEPRGSRWIAHTSRGVFAAQKLLVAAGAWSGELARQTGEPVPVHPEGLMLMVTHRVAPFCRATLGATGRPLSFKQFDNGTVVIGGKLIGIADLPGRHGEVDFLRLVKSAQTVVDLFPHLRHLGINRAWAGVEAFTEDSLPVISASRTASNLYYSFGYCGSGFQLGPGCGRLVSELMLDGKASLPLDAFRIDRFEAGASALSGDSTAHVAAH
- a CDS encoding RidA family protein; translated protein: MSDIVRIETNQRMSRVVKAAGLVFIGGQTSADPAPDVKVQTAKVLEKIDGFLAKAGIDKTRLVSAQVWLANIERDFAGMNEVWDAWVPEGCAPTRATVEAKLAASHLLVEIAVVALA
- a CDS encoding MgtC/SapB family protein, whose amino-acid sequence is MIGNIELLSRLLLAALLGSVIGFERERLNWAAGLRTHMLVCVGSALIMLVSAFGFADVRGQKDVVLDPSRIAAQVVSGIGFLGAGSILLRGEIVRGLTTAASLWSVAGIGLAVGGGMYTASVGATVIILAILAGVKPLERRFISVRQRRSIELVVERGSVSLDTVHSVLDTGSVRVKQFIVQQSDDDPDLDDVSIAFSRVTESEFQTVCARLEAIAGVKSCRPG
- a CDS encoding alpha/beta hydrolase family protein; translated protein: MTLSISAFVSLLFALCGALLPARGSAALPEQVSSTQPGAPLNERVVMVPVQSSPPVRLQVTLYMPGRGGPFPLALVNHGASHDPANAPRVADEFIPYYFLSRGYAVAMPMMRGYAGSEGELLPHGCDVTAIGMDAARDIRKVLDDVKDLPGIDASRIVVAGKSMGGWNTLAFGSLNPPDVKGLLNFAGGVKESDCRSPDASLVAAAAQLGARTKLPSMWFYGDNDQTFATSTWQAMFRQYTANGGRAQLVDYGPFQKDAHAMTASGAGLPLWVQKADAFLASIGMPGREVNPEYLPGRGPRATSYAEIGDLSAVPYLDDAQKETLYRGFLAAPLPRAIAIGVTSGAWASGGFDASEAAMKRCWAVTQYCRLYAVDNAVVWPRDASAPPRTNFAALADANAVPYLSAIGRAAYADFLKARRPRAFAIAPDGAWGAASGLDALSSALVQCAAGHTGCRLYAVDSDVVWSTNR
- a CDS encoding phospholipase D-like domain-containing protein, whose translation is MSASNVSNASNALGALQKHHSTFAKQGVLSVRTGLVWRAAAAPAQHAIVVTAQPDHVAALRAQLPATLENVPVDVRAANPMEQMRALDPARYLALAEARQELRQPDFDGELFFDGKGNAAPQHPAPLTAFAVTRARKPQEPYTPAPDASLDEVTAPVTLVLHASPDAGWAQLSNFLAGVRENLVVGMYDFTSAHVLTAVEAALAGGKTMTLTLDHPAKNHTADQTDEETQADLHASLGTHFNGTWALTNSDPKAPVWIYPNAYHIKVAVREDDTFWLSSGNWNNSNQPQIDLSDPASAQKIAADSDRDWHVIATSDKLAATFRAFLQHDYDVASQAIKQAEGAGAGAMARAAMLDEGVPPDMLEMFAAGKAPRQFFAPLTLADTVRIQPLLTPDNYHEHVKTLIDSAQRTFYMQTQYIHPSGRAGDEAHDALIAAVKTLVEKGLDVRLITSQYQTDAWVEKLAAAGVPASVLRRQPNVHNKGIVVDGSTVMVSSQNWSADGTLRNRDAGLIIHHAKAAAYFEQIFLYDWTNLASPVEG
- a CDS encoding sensor domain-containing diguanylate cyclase, which gives rise to MSHDDKDPASSSLQAAFLRHEDSLAPPGRVPGEDNPAVYRTLLESTRAIPWKIDWATMQFAYIGPQIEALLGYAPSTWKTVEDWAARMHPDDRESVVNFCVAQSQAGTDHEADYRALTADGDYVWIRDVVHVVRKENGDVDALIGFMFDISERKRTEERLAELQRELERLSLSDGLTGIGNRRMFDTVIAREWASAAASGKPLSLVMVDIDFFKSYNDYYGHLQGDECLKRIARVLGEAAGPNAFLGRFGGEEFVLVLPETDAEEAVRVAERCRTLIADEDIAHLRSPHGQRVTASFGVGTVVPKEGIDVTAFINLTDAQLYQAKDQGRNRIAAVDRAGIGGDGFKLQSR
- a CDS encoding GNAT family N-acetyltransferase, whose protein sequence is MNISFVNTTQSDADTLVAIRIAAMRESLERIGRFDLQRARDRFLASFDPALCRFIHVDGVRAGFILIRPQVDRWLLDHLYILPEHQGKGVGAAVLQDVIANADAQRMPIRLCALRGSASNRFYQRHGFVQTDEAEWNIYYVR
- a CDS encoding DsbA family oxidoreductase; its protein translation is MQIDLYTEITCPWCIVGHHRLDKVLAERFPNLAVDIRQHPVLLLPDAPAGGLYIPDLLRSRYGITDPKVAFARPEGEARASGFDLDLGRQLWTYPTQAAHAVILAAAGLNMQHRLAVAITDAYFIEAKNIADADVLADIVADYGFDRHQARAIALDPAQHHRVEEEAIKSADAGVRSVPHFVFGGSIAINGGRTEDEIAAAIQAASGAISL